In a single window of the Caproicibacterium sp. BJN0003 genome:
- a CDS encoding DUF3862 domain-containing protein, giving the protein MAGKNKDGATQTQASVSSATSSAASSSKTEGKITSELYEKVALGASKDEVEAILGKGTEGASNEINGVKTEAVNYTGSGVMSSAVITYQSGKVTDKTEVGLYDKSKYPTIDLAKYDQVDTGMSYDQVKQIFGGDGEKDTEAQLLGNTSYGYIWRGADGVSNATLTFSDDKLVSKTQISLK; this is encoded by the coding sequence ATGGCTGGAAAAAATAAAGACGGGGCAACTCAAACACAAGCATCTGTTTCCTCAGCCACTTCATCTGCGGCGAGTAGTTCGAAAACTGAAGGGAAAATAACTTCGGAGCTTTATGAAAAAGTAGCACTTGGTGCTAGCAAAGATGAGGTAGAAGCAATCTTAGGAAAAGGCACAGAAGGTGCAAGTAATGAGATAAACGGAGTAAAAACAGAAGCTGTAAATTATACTGGATCAGGCGTGATGTCATCTGCAGTTATTACATATCAATCCGGGAAAGTTACGGATAAGACAGAAGTTGGACTTTATGATAAAAGCAAATACCCAACAATTGATCTTGCAAAATATGATCAGGTCGATACTGGGATGTCATATGATCAGGTTAAACAAATTTTTGGTGGAGACGGAGAAAAGGATACCGAAGCCCAACTTCTTGGCAATACATCATACGGATATATTTGGCGTGGAGCTGATGGAGTCAGCAATGCAACGTTAACGTTTAGCGACGATAAACTCGTTTCTAAAACCCAAATTAGCCTGAAATAA
- a CDS encoding nitroreductase family protein yields the protein MELESVVERRRSIRKFLARDVENEKMEKILECARLCQSAKNRQPWRFMVLKGEQKDHVVQIMLNLFEQNDIEIPNYANSSKNSARVIKEAPVLILVFRQDDDDHWMTGDLLSIGAAVEHICLEAVNLGLGALWIRDTVYTQKEICQSVGCESMQLVCSIAIGYPAESPNPRPRKPMNEILLKAK from the coding sequence ATGGAATTGGAGTCGGTGGTTGAAAGAAGAAGAAGCATCCGAAAATTTTTAGCACGCGATGTAGAGAACGAAAAAATGGAAAAGATTTTAGAGTGTGCCCGTTTGTGCCAGTCTGCTAAGAATCGACAGCCATGGAGGTTTATGGTGCTCAAAGGGGAACAAAAAGACCATGTGGTCCAAATCATGCTGAACCTTTTCGAGCAAAATGATATTGAGATTCCAAATTATGCGAACAGTTCTAAAAATTCAGCTCGTGTGATCAAAGAAGCACCTGTGCTTATTTTAGTTTTTCGGCAAGATGATGATGATCATTGGATGACGGGAGATTTACTTTCAATTGGGGCTGCGGTAGAGCATATCTGTTTGGAGGCTGTAAATTTGGGACTTGGAGCTCTCTGGATTAGGGATACTGTTTATACACAAAAAGAAATCTGTCAGTCGGTTGGCTGTGAATCCATGCAGCTAGTTTGTTCCATTGCAATTGGTTATCCGGCAGAGTCACCAAATCCGCGTCCACGTAAACCCATGAACGAGATCCTTTTAAAAGCAAAATAA
- a CDS encoding sugar phosphate isomerase/epimerase family protein, which yields MQIGISTACFYPEALENGFEKLLNCGFRFFEVFVNTFSELHHPYLDQLKIQAESHGAKILSLHPFTSGFESFLLFSAYERRFEDGMEFYRQYFEAAAFLGAEILVLHGQRKERAGDIPEEIYFERYHRLFELGKTYGVTFAQENVNAFCSENPEFLHRMRSYLHGDCAFVLDLKQAVRSGHDPFETCAQMGEQLVHIHLNDHKPGKDCLLPGRGIMDYGRLMRQLKRQNYKGNLIIEVYRKNFGGRQDLIEAKQKAESIQKYFYTISS from the coding sequence GTGCAAATCGGGATTTCGACCGCTTGCTTTTATCCGGAAGCATTGGAAAACGGATTTGAAAAGCTGCTGAATTGTGGCTTTCGCTTTTTTGAAGTGTTCGTTAATACGTTTTCCGAGTTACACCATCCATATCTTGACCAGCTTAAAATTCAGGCGGAAAGCCATGGCGCGAAGATTTTAAGTCTGCATCCGTTTACATCAGGTTTTGAGAGCTTCCTGCTTTTTTCGGCCTATGAGCGTCGGTTTGAAGACGGTATGGAATTTTATCGCCAGTATTTTGAGGCAGCGGCATTTTTGGGCGCAGAAATTTTAGTGTTGCACGGACAGAGAAAAGAGCGCGCAGGGGATATTCCGGAAGAGATCTATTTTGAACGATATCATCGCCTTTTTGAACTTGGAAAAACTTATGGAGTCACATTTGCGCAGGAAAATGTAAATGCATTTTGCAGCGAAAATCCAGAATTTTTGCACCGTATGCGGTCTTATCTGCACGGGGACTGCGCATTTGTTCTTGATCTGAAACAAGCAGTGCGGTCTGGTCATGATCCGTTTGAGACTTGTGCACAGATGGGAGAACAATTAGTACATATCCACCTGAATGATCATAAGCCCGGAAAAGATTGTTTGCTGCCAGGCCGGGGAATTATGGATTATGGTCGGCTGATGAGACAGCTCAAACGGCAGAACTATAAAGGAAACTTAATTATTGAAGTTTATCGGAAGAATTTTGGTGGTCGTCAGGATCTGATTGAGGCGAAGCAAAAGGCAGAATCAATTCAAAAATATTTTTACACAATATCATCTTGA
- a CDS encoding HPr family phosphocarrier protein: MYTAKIHLSNIDDVKKFVSLVSSFPFEVNLCTDKYKMNAKSVMGVFSLNLSEPITVEVDECNEQQKELFAQKIKEFQQTEVES; the protein is encoded by the coding sequence ATGTATACAGCTAAAATTCATCTGTCAAACATTGATGATGTTAAAAAATTTGTTTCGCTTGTGTCCAGTTTTCCATTTGAGGTCAATCTCTGTACAGATAAGTATAAAATGAATGCAAAATCCGTTATGGGTGTATTCAGCTTGAATCTCAGTGAACCGATTACAGTGGAAGTTGACGAGTGTAATGAACAGCAAAAAGAACTTTTTGCACAAAAGATCAAAGAGTTCCAGCAAACTGAAGTAGAATCGTGA
- a CDS encoding DsrE family protein yields MDHVIFHIDEFQKWKLLLNNVKNLLLSYDNESSNISVEVLANSEAVKGYIDISDSVDKNSLEVLSQKGVTFAACNNALLAMDLSKEEIFSFVKIVPVGVRELINKQQEGYAYIKP; encoded by the coding sequence ATGGACCATGTAATTTTTCATATTGATGAATTTCAAAAGTGGAAACTGCTTTTAAACAATGTTAAAAATCTACTGCTTTCATATGACAATGAATCTTCAAACATATCTGTGGAAGTGTTGGCTAATTCAGAGGCCGTCAAAGGATATATAGACATCAGCGACTCGGTCGATAAAAACTCGCTGGAAGTTTTATCTCAAAAAGGGGTTACATTTGCGGCATGCAACAACGCATTGCTCGCGATGGATCTTTCTAAAGAAGAGATTTTCTCTTTCGTAAAAATCGTTCCAGTCGGAGTTAGGGAACTCATTAACAAACAACAAGAAGGGTATGCATATATAAAGCCTTGA
- a CDS encoding VOC family protein, translating into MFRYVHTNIIAKNASKLVDFYKTVFHCQSINETRDLRGAWLDKLNGLKEAHITGEHLLLPGYNKDHPTLEIFSYDTLKGAIPAEINRPGIAHIAFEVDDVEATLKEVINAGGGAMGQVVTAAYPNSIEAVFVYAKDPEGNIIELQSWRKTKD; encoded by the coding sequence ATGTTTAGATACGTTCATACCAATATTATTGCAAAGAATGCAAGCAAGCTGGTAGATTTCTATAAGACGGTATTTCATTGTCAAAGCATCAACGAGACGCGTGATCTTCGAGGAGCGTGGTTGGACAAGCTTAACGGTTTAAAAGAAGCACATATTACAGGTGAGCATCTTCTTTTGCCAGGTTATAATAAAGATCATCCAACCTTGGAAATATTCTCTTATGATACGTTGAAAGGAGCAATACCGGCAGAGATTAACCGTCCGGGAATAGCACATATAGCCTTTGAAGTGGATGACGTAGAAGCCACCTTAAAAGAAGTGATAAACGCTGGTGGAGGTGCTATGGGGCAGGTTGTTACTGCGGCTTATCCTAATAGTATAGAAGCTGTTTTTGTATATGCCAAAGACCCGGAGGGAAATATTATTGAATTGCAAAGCTGGAGAAAAACAAAAGATTGA
- the nrdR gene encoding transcriptional regulator NrdR: MKCPYCGNEESKVIDSRPTDEGERIRRRRECLKCAKRFTTYEIIETVPIIVIKRDKSRETFDRNKLLNGLLRACEKRPISVDQLERVVDEIENMLQNSLDREVPSSLIGEYAMKQLQKIDEVAYVRFASVYRQFQDIDTFMEELSRIMKNKK; this comes from the coding sequence ATGAAATGTCCATATTGTGGAAATGAAGAAAGCAAAGTGATTGACTCTCGGCCGACAGATGAAGGAGAGCGAATTCGCCGCCGCCGGGAATGCCTTAAATGCGCAAAAAGATTTACGACTTATGAAATCATTGAAACGGTTCCAATTATCGTTATTAAGCGGGACAAATCTCGCGAAACATTTGACCGAAATAAATTGCTGAATGGTCTCCTGCGTGCTTGTGAAAAGCGGCCCATTTCGGTAGATCAACTGGAGCGTGTTGTGGATGAAATCGAAAACATGCTTCAAAATTCTTTGGATAGAGAAGTTCCGTCTTCTTTAATTGGCGAATATGCCATGAAACAACTGCAGAAAATCGACGAAGTCGCTTATGTTCGGTTTGCGTCGGTTTATCGTCAGTTTCAGGATATCGATACTTTTATGGAAGAACTCAGTCGTATCATGAAAAATAAAAAATAA
- a CDS encoding ABC-F family ATP-binding cassette domain-containing protein: protein MGLMSVSGLSKSFGVETVFQNVSFEIQQNDRIGLVGANGSGKTTLLKALTLEQPADEGTVSKANRTQIGYMEQHVCRDLERSAYAEVLTVFSDLLKMERNLEEIGHAIGAGSPDMDHLIERQSLLNDTFLRRGGLTCRARARSTLLGLGFTDEQMGQPIGVLSGGQRAKLQLAKLLLSSSNLLLLDEPTNHLDISSVEWLEDFLRNFNGAFLVISHDRYFLDKLCNRTFELSNGHLTCYKGGYSSYLSQKGENDLTVTRRYENTQREIHRLEGVVKQQRQWNREKNIRTAESKLKVIDRLQDSLEIPESAAQSLHFHFSIKQRSGDEVLKAKSLSLTFGKKPLFENIDLDIRRGERVFLLGPNGCGKTSLLKTLLGQNKPDCGTIIFGSGVSVGYYDQLQTGLHPEKNVLDEVWDSYPNLTQTQVRSALAVFLFQGDDVFKSVATLSGGERARVLLLKLILSRSNFLLLDEPTNHLDIPSSEALENALLDYEGTLLIVSHDRYLINKLADRIYDLRPDRAVPYKGNYEDFLAEQKKEQTASEESDLSAPKKENSYQLRKEQQAHLRKMKADLGRTENRIEEIENKLQALNEQLQLPEVVSDYQATLELTKKINALQTENENLMSLWETLSKEVDTAENDVK, encoded by the coding sequence ATGGGGTTGATGAGCGTAAGCGGACTGTCAAAATCATTTGGAGTTGAAACAGTTTTTCAAAATGTCTCCTTCGAAATTCAGCAAAATGACCGGATCGGTCTCGTGGGGGCAAATGGCAGCGGCAAAACAACACTTTTAAAAGCGCTGACTTTAGAGCAGCCTGCCGATGAAGGAACTGTTTCAAAAGCCAACCGTACACAAATTGGATACATGGAGCAACATGTTTGCCGTGATTTAGAAAGAAGTGCCTATGCAGAAGTTCTGACCGTCTTTTCCGATCTTCTCAAAATGGAACGGAATCTGGAAGAAATCGGACATGCTATTGGCGCAGGCAGCCCGGATATGGATCATCTCATTGAACGTCAAAGTCTGCTCAATGATACATTCCTTCGTCGAGGAGGATTAACCTGCCGCGCAAGAGCGCGCAGCACTCTTCTCGGACTTGGTTTTACCGACGAACAAATGGGGCAGCCGATCGGCGTTTTAAGCGGCGGCCAGCGTGCAAAACTTCAGCTTGCCAAGCTTCTGCTAAGTTCTTCCAATTTGCTTCTTTTGGACGAGCCCACCAACCATCTTGATATTTCCAGTGTTGAATGGCTGGAAGACTTTCTCCGAAATTTTAACGGTGCTTTTTTAGTAATTTCCCACGACCGATATTTTCTTGATAAGCTCTGCAACCGTACTTTTGAACTTTCCAACGGACATCTAACCTGTTACAAAGGCGGATATTCCTCTTATCTTTCACAAAAAGGGGAAAACGATCTGACGGTAACCAGACGCTACGAAAATACCCAGCGGGAAATTCATCGTCTGGAAGGCGTTGTAAAACAGCAGCGTCAATGGAATCGAGAAAAGAATATTCGTACGGCTGAAAGTAAGTTAAAAGTAATCGACCGTCTGCAAGATTCCCTGGAAATCCCTGAAAGTGCTGCACAATCCTTGCATTTTCATTTTTCGATCAAACAGCGCAGCGGTGATGAAGTTTTAAAGGCAAAAAGCCTCTCCCTCACTTTCGGTAAAAAACCGCTTTTCGAAAACATTGACCTTGATATTCGCCGTGGAGAACGCGTCTTTTTACTCGGTCCTAACGGCTGCGGAAAAACTTCTCTACTGAAAACGCTGTTGGGTCAGAACAAGCCGGACTGCGGGACAATCATTTTTGGAAGTGGTGTCTCAGTCGGATATTACGATCAATTACAGACTGGACTTCATCCAGAAAAAAATGTTTTGGATGAAGTTTGGGATTCTTACCCCAACCTTACACAGACACAAGTTCGCAGCGCATTGGCTGTTTTCCTGTTTCAGGGAGATGATGTCTTTAAATCCGTTGCAACTCTTTCCGGCGGTGAACGCGCCCGGGTATTGCTTTTGAAGCTGATTCTTTCCCGTTCTAATTTTCTTCTTTTAGATGAGCCCACTAACCATCTCGATATTCCTTCCAGTGAAGCGCTGGAAAATGCGCTGCTGGATTATGAGGGTACTCTCTTAATTGTTTCGCATGACCGTTATTTAATCAATAAACTTGCCGACCGCATTTATGATTTAAGACCGGATCGTGCTGTCCCTTACAAAGGAAACTATGAAGACTTTCTGGCAGAACAGAAAAAGGAACAGACAGCCTCGGAAGAATCCGATCTGTCTGCCCCTAAAAAAGAAAACTCCTATCAGCTCCGCAAAGAACAGCAAGCTCATTTGCGAAAAATGAAAGCAGATTTAGGTAGAACAGAAAATCGGATTGAGGAAATTGAAAACAAACTTCAAGCGCTTAATGAGCAACTGCAATTACCAGAAGTAGTCAGCGACTATCAAGCGACATTGGAACTGACGAAAAAAATCAATGCACTGCAAACAGAAAACGAGAATTTAATGTCTTTATGGGAAACACTTTCTAAAGAAGTCGATACTGCAGAAAATGATGTAAAATAA
- the mtaB gene encoding tRNA (N(6)-L-threonylcarbamoyladenosine(37)-C(2))-methylthiotransferase MtaB, with product MNITAITLGCKVNQYETEAMLSMAENSGFTVCEGDCADIVLINSCTVTATSDHKVRQTLHRVRRKNPTSIIILTGCMPQAFPEKAAALDDADIILGNSNRSSLIPHIHDFLTHRERIIDIEPHGESFESMQVTEFHEHTRAFVKIEDGCNRFCSYCIIPYARGRVRSKPLSELKAELSELAENGYREIVLTGINLPAYGQDIGATLCDAIDTACEISKIHRVRLGSLEPEQLTPPVIARMAAQKKLCPQFHLSLQSGCDKTLRRMNRHYTTEEYREIVQNLRAAFPNAAITTDIMVGFSGETEEEFQQNLAFEQEIAFSKVHVFPYSRRPGTRAYEMPEQVSNAEKERRSAAMIAAAHKTQQAFLKAQVGLCEEVLFERSCAKNVYEGYTPNYTLVRAVSSDDLSGKLLMTEILTAESGFCTGKIRI from the coding sequence ATGAACATTACCGCAATCACACTCGGCTGTAAAGTAAATCAATATGAGACCGAAGCTATGCTTTCTATGGCAGAAAATTCCGGATTTACTGTCTGCGAAGGAGACTGTGCCGATATTGTTTTAATTAACTCCTGTACCGTCACAGCCACCAGTGACCACAAAGTTCGTCAAACGCTTCATCGCGTGAGAAGGAAGAATCCCACTTCCATCATTATTTTGACTGGCTGCATGCCACAGGCCTTCCCTGAAAAGGCGGCCGCACTCGATGATGCCGATATTATCCTTGGAAATTCAAACCGCAGCTCATTAATTCCCCATATCCATGATTTCCTGACACATCGTGAGCGAATCATCGATATTGAACCCCACGGAGAATCCTTCGAGTCTATGCAGGTAACAGAATTTCATGAGCATACACGCGCTTTTGTCAAAATAGAAGACGGCTGCAATCGTTTCTGTTCCTATTGCATTATTCCCTATGCACGCGGACGAGTTCGATCCAAGCCGTTATCAGAATTAAAAGCAGAACTTTCCGAGCTTGCAGAAAACGGGTATCGCGAAATTGTGCTCACAGGAATCAATCTCCCCGCTTATGGGCAGGACATCGGGGCAACTTTATGTGATGCCATTGACACAGCCTGCGAAATCAGCAAAATCCACCGAGTTCGTTTGGGCTCTCTGGAACCGGAACAGTTAACTCCTCCGGTAATCGCACGGATGGCTGCGCAAAAGAAGCTCTGCCCTCAGTTCCATCTTTCTCTGCAAAGCGGTTGTGATAAAACTCTGCGTCGAATGAATCGTCATTACACAACAGAGGAATACCGGGAAATCGTTCAGAACCTTCGTGCGGCATTTCCAAATGCTGCGATCACTACTGATATCATGGTCGGTTTTTCAGGAGAAACGGAAGAAGAGTTTCAGCAAAATCTCGCTTTTGAACAGGAAATTGCTTTTTCAAAAGTTCATGTATTTCCTTATTCCAGACGTCCAGGCACTAGAGCATATGAAATGCCGGAACAGGTAAGCAATGCCGAAAAAGAGCGCCGTTCTGCTGCCATGATTGCGGCAGCACACAAAACACAGCAGGCTTTTCTAAAAGCGCAGGTAGGGCTTTGTGAAGAGGTGCTGTTTGAGCGTTCTTGCGCAAAAAATGTCTATGAAGGATACACTCCAAACTATACTTTGGTAAGAGCGGTAAGCAGCGATGATCTTTCCGGAAAGCTCTTGATGACAGAAATTTTAACTGCAGAATCCGGCTTTTGCACCGGAAAAATTCGGATATGA
- a CDS encoding glycosyltransferase family 39 protein encodes MMTNKKCDVLSKVALASILLLAGFLSIFNIWNEGYSNEFYAASVKSMLTSWKNFFFVSLDPGGWVTVDKPPVSLWVQAAFAKVFGFYGWSILLPECLAAVATVAIIYHIVKRHFGNLTGLVSALVLALSPIFIVVSKTNNTDSVLIFFMTLAAWAMMVAADKGQLRWLLLSAVFLGIAYNAKTLEAFLILPALYAVYFFASTRKWKTRIWHLAVATLVLVVVSLSWSVIVDLTPASERPYVDNSTTNSELELALGYNGIQRIIGQSMNGGPQESRSDFTAQSGNTADFEAPNPDSADVPSADGSNPPQMPGDDQTVGNSGDTTTSTTQQPTSDEGDGSFRDGRDGSNIDDGDTKDNMLDHRADGNMGGNTGNNMFNGGGSASVLRMFNTTLGGQDSWLLPFGLFSVFALLLGMRKSTEIDSEIRRKRRANVLLWGGSVITMFTYFSIAQFFHPYYISVMAPFLAALVGIGLTEMWKLYKTKGFVGFLLPLALAATGAVQILMLQSYPSYSGVLIPIVAIVTGIPALLLLVWKLLHRNTTGKLATACVVLGITGLLIAPTVWTGYSVFSGNINSSIPTAGPSVEKSGSFSQAGGQQFGGGKSWVDGSSSSETALIDFLEKNNTGEKFLVAVPSASEAEPIILATGKPVMAIGGFSGNDNTLTVAKLQQMVEQGELKYFLVGGKGGMGNSSNEVTKWVEENGTAVDSSEWSDSSSSSADKIMGRSDTSGTLYDLSAYKDQ; translated from the coding sequence ATGATGACAAATAAAAAGTGCGATGTTCTATCCAAAGTTGCTCTTGCGTCGATCCTGCTGTTGGCTGGATTCCTATCGATATTCAACATCTGGAACGAAGGCTACAGCAATGAATTTTACGCAGCCAGCGTAAAAAGCATGCTGACAAGCTGGAAAAACTTCTTTTTTGTCTCGCTCGACCCAGGCGGATGGGTAACAGTAGATAAACCACCGGTCTCGTTGTGGGTGCAAGCGGCATTCGCAAAAGTATTCGGATTTTACGGTTGGAGCATTCTGCTGCCGGAATGTCTTGCCGCGGTGGCAACAGTTGCCATTATCTATCATATTGTCAAGCGGCATTTCGGCAACCTGACAGGACTCGTCTCTGCACTAGTTCTGGCTCTTTCGCCGATCTTTATTGTGGTCAGCAAAACGAACAATACAGATTCCGTCCTAATTTTCTTCATGACACTCGCAGCGTGGGCCATGATGGTTGCTGCCGATAAAGGGCAATTACGCTGGCTGCTTTTATCCGCAGTGTTTCTGGGGATTGCCTACAACGCTAAAACGCTGGAGGCGTTCCTGATTCTCCCTGCTCTCTATGCCGTCTATTTCTTTGCCTCAACTCGGAAATGGAAGACCCGTATTTGGCATCTTGCGGTGGCGACTCTCGTTCTCGTGGTGGTATCCCTTTCATGGTCGGTCATTGTGGATCTCACTCCAGCCAGTGAGCGGCCATATGTCGACAACAGCACCACAAATTCAGAGCTGGAACTAGCTTTAGGCTATAACGGGATTCAGCGCATCATTGGTCAATCCATGAACGGCGGACCACAAGAGAGCAGGTCGGACTTTACCGCCCAGTCTGGAAACACGGCAGATTTCGAAGCACCAAACCCTGATTCAGCCGATGTACCTAGTGCGGATGGTTCCAATCCTCCGCAGATGCCGGGGGATGATCAGACGGTCGGTAACTCGGGCGACACTACCACCAGTACCACTCAACAACCCACATCCGATGAAGGAGACGGAAGCTTCCGTGACGGCAGAGACGGCAGCAATATAGATGACGGTGACACCAAAGACAACATGTTAGACCACAGAGCCGACGGTAATATGGGTGGCAACACCGGAAACAACATGTTTAACGGTGGAGGCAGCGCAAGTGTCCTACGCATGTTCAACACTACCCTTGGTGGGCAAGACAGCTGGCTTCTCCCATTCGGTCTTTTCTCTGTTTTCGCACTTCTTTTAGGAATGCGAAAATCAACGGAAATAGATTCTGAAATACGAAGGAAACGGCGCGCCAATGTTTTGCTCTGGGGCGGCTCAGTAATCACAATGTTTACGTACTTCAGTATTGCGCAGTTTTTCCATCCATATTATATTTCCGTGATGGCACCGTTCTTGGCGGCTCTTGTAGGAATCGGGCTGACAGAGATGTGGAAGCTGTACAAAACGAAGGGCTTTGTTGGCTTTCTTCTTCCCCTGGCGTTGGCTGCCACGGGGGCTGTGCAAATTCTCATGCTCCAATCCTATCCATCCTATTCCGGAGTTTTAATCCCGATCGTTGCCATTGTTACGGGTATTCCAGCCTTACTTCTGCTTGTTTGGAAACTCCTGCACAGAAATACGACTGGGAAGCTGGCAACAGCCTGCGTCGTCCTCGGCATTACGGGACTACTGATTGCCCCCACTGTGTGGACAGGATACTCGGTCTTTTCTGGCAACATCAACTCTTCTATTCCCACCGCAGGTCCTTCAGTAGAGAAAAGCGGATCGTTCAGTCAGGCTGGCGGACAGCAATTTGGAGGGGGAAAATCCTGGGTTGATGGTTCTTCTAGTTCTGAAACAGCACTCATTGATTTCCTTGAAAAGAACAACACGGGTGAGAAATTTCTGGTTGCCGTGCCAAGTGCCTCCGAGGCGGAACCAATCATTCTTGCCACTGGAAAACCCGTTATGGCAATCGGCGGCTTCAGTGGGAACGACAACACTCTGACCGTAGCAAAGTTGCAGCAGATGGTGGAACAAGGAGAATTGAAATACTTCCTGGTTGGCGGAAAAGGCGGCATGGGCAATTCTTCCAATGAGGTAACCAAATGGGTGGAAGAAAACGGCACGGCAGTGGATTCAAGTGAATGGAGTGATTCTTCCAGTTCCAGTGCAGACAAAATAATGGGAAGATCCGATACATCTGGAACTCTTTATGATCTTTCTGCCTATAAGGATCAATGA
- a CDS encoding UDP-N-acetylglucosamine 1-carboxyvinyltransferase, giving the protein MDKFIITGGRRLEGEVNISGAKNAAVAIIPAVALSDDVCRLENIPEITDVASMLHILRDLGAKVRWVNHTTVEIDPRPMNSYVASYELSHKIRGSYYLLGALLGRFHHSVVPLPGGCYLGVRPIDQHLKGFAALGASYTLSGGMVDVQSDHLHGGNVYLDVVSVGATMNIMLAAAKVPGMTVIENAAKEPHIVDLANFLTTMGADVRGAGTDVIKIHGVDHLCGTTYSIIPDQIEAGTYMVAAAATGGDVLVKNVIPKHLESITAKLEEMGVEVTEFDEAVRVRSTGVLNKCNIKTMPHPGFPTDMQPQFSVLLSLANGTSMVNESVWDNRFRYVEELRKMGAQISVDGKLAVIEGVDHLNAAPVHACDLRAGAAMVIAALAANGTSTIEGIHYIERGYEHIVEKIQALGGQIERVTEENPIGAQVV; this is encoded by the coding sequence TTGGATAAATTTATAATTACAGGCGGCCGCCGCTTGGAAGGCGAAGTTAATATTAGCGGAGCTAAAAATGCAGCGGTTGCTATTATACCTGCGGTGGCATTATCTGATGATGTGTGCCGCTTGGAAAATATACCGGAGATTACAGACGTTGCTTCTATGCTGCATATTTTGCGTGACTTGGGGGCAAAGGTTCGTTGGGTTAACCATACTACTGTGGAAATTGATCCCCGCCCTATGAATAGTTATGTGGCTTCTTATGAATTGTCGCATAAAATTCGTGGTTCTTATTATCTTTTGGGAGCACTTTTGGGCAGATTTCATCATTCGGTGGTTCCATTGCCAGGTGGCTGCTATCTTGGAGTGCGGCCGATTGATCAACATTTAAAAGGATTTGCCGCATTGGGGGCTTCTTATACGCTTTCCGGCGGCATGGTAGATGTACAGAGTGACCATCTGCACGGTGGAAATGTTTATCTGGATGTCGTTTCAGTAGGCGCGACGATGAACATTATGCTGGCAGCAGCAAAAGTTCCGGGCATGACGGTGATTGAGAATGCAGCCAAAGAGCCGCATATCGTTGATTTGGCAAACTTTTTGACGACAATGGGCGCAGATGTTCGTGGGGCCGGTACCGATGTGATTAAAATTCATGGAGTGGATCATCTCTGTGGGACAACCTATTCTATTATTCCGGATCAAATTGAGGCTGGGACTTATATGGTCGCTGCCGCTGCGACTGGTGGAGACGTACTGGTGAAAAATGTAATTCCGAAACATTTGGAATCCATTACGGCGAAGCTGGAAGAGATGGGAGTCGAAGTGACAGAGTTTGATGAGGCTGTCCGTGTACGTAGCACGGGAGTTCTCAACAAATGTAATATTAAAACAATGCCACATCCGGGATTTCCAACAGATATGCAGCCGCAGTTTTCGGTTTTGCTTTCTCTGGCGAATGGAACCAGCATGGTAAATGAAAGCGTTTGGGACAATCGTTTTCGCTATGTGGAAGAACTGCGCAAAATGGGCGCTCAGATTTCGGTTGATGGAAAACTTGCAGTGATTGAGGGAGTTGATCATCTCAATGCGGCTCCCGTACACGCATGTGATCTTCGCGCTGGTGCAGCAATGGTGATTGCGGCTTTGGCTGCAAATGGTACCAGCACGATCGAAGGGATTCATTATATCGAACGCGGTTATGAGCACATCGTTGAGAAGATTCAGGCTCTGGGGGGTCAGATTGAACGGGTTACGGAAGAAAATCCCATAGGAGCACAGGTGGTATAA